From Topomyia yanbarensis strain Yona2022 chromosome 1, ASM3024719v1, whole genome shotgun sequence, one genomic window encodes:
- the LOC131696372 gene encoding hemiasterlin resistant protein 1-like produces MVQPASHSAVAAPMVAPNQAFGLIAQIAATAGSVAIGSVGNTVGHALIGMFSGSDSQEAASLGQAAPVSGEANTPAGPCTWEIK; encoded by the coding sequence atggtccagcctgcgtCACACTCGGCTGTCGCTGCACCAATGGTAGCTCCCAACCAGGCCTTTGGATTAATTGCTCAAATCGCAGCTACTGCTGGTAGTGTAGCGATCGGCTCCGTCGGTAACACCGTTGGACATGCCCTCATCGGAATGTTCAGCGGTTCCGATTCACAAGAGGCAGCCTCGCTAGGACAGGCTGCCCCGGTATCGGGCGAGgcaaacactccggcaggaccaTGCACGTGGGAGATCAAGTAA